Proteins encoded in a region of the Candidatus Brocadia sp. genome:
- a CDS encoding site-specific DNA-methyltransferase has product MARKKNTGSNSKPIEQYEHKDKKRLNNPPVGLVDAHTDNGGQKKKKYQYDPHLDPQLQWAGKAEHTSFEVPTVSLHVHERLDPRRIIETVKMSPAGGGAGGGRQLSLFEDHKKPLREAIEFYKHKEDWSNRLVAGDSLLVMNSLLEKEGMGGKVQMMYFDPPYGIKYGSNFQPFVNKRDVKDGKDEDLTAEPEMIKAFRDTWELGIHSYLTYLRDRLLLARELLHESGSIFVQISDENVHHVRELMDEVFGTDNFLSIICFSKAAGGLRAVNRVGNTLDYIIWYAKDVSSIKYRPLYEKKDDPIQSGYTMLEKENGDRRPMTVEEKNKSIPLPKGSKPFMTVLMTKPGPGSKFKVEYQGKTYDSGNRWWGTTPEGIQNVIKAKRITATGNSIRFITYFDDFPYRALTNLWSGFGGAANPVYVVQTNKEVVQRCLLMTTDPGDLVLDITCGSGTTAFVAEDWGRRWITCDTSRVSITLAKQRLMMASFDYYELAHPNEGVGSGFKYKTVPHITLKSIANNEPPAQETLYDQPFIDSKRLRVTGPFTVEAVPAPVAKSFEEFHPLSPPPAGDTNVPLTEGDAGGGLTADTSITRTGETLRQSNWRDELLRAGVRAKGGKLIEFTRVEPLSGTRYLQAEAETKLSPSGGGRGEESPKRVLVCFGPEHAPLEQRMVELSLEEAMHLKPKPQMILFCAFQFDEEAAKDIDETNWPGVTLLKAQMNADLLTDDLKKKRSSNESFWLIGQPDVSLRKVSPSGTNKQKAISPSGGGKGEELYQVEVHGFDYYNPKTGRVESGGKGDIAMWMLDTDYDGRSLFPSQVFFPMAGDKEGWALLAKNLKAEIDEEKIEAFRGTVSLPFIPGKAVAVKIIDARGIESLKIIRP; this is encoded by the coding sequence ATGGCGCGAAAAAAGAATACAGGATCGAATTCGAAACCCATCGAACAGTATGAACACAAAGATAAAAAGCGACTCAACAACCCGCCCGTAGGCCTGGTGGATGCACACACCGATAATGGCGGGCAAAAAAAGAAAAAATACCAATACGACCCTCACCTTGACCCGCAACTGCAATGGGCAGGCAAGGCAGAGCATACCAGCTTTGAAGTACCTACCGTAAGCCTGCATGTGCACGAACGCTTAGATCCGCGGCGAATAATTGAAACCGTAAAAATGTCCCCCGCTGGCGGGGGTGCAGGGGGTGGACGGCAACTGAGTTTGTTTGAAGATCACAAGAAACCCCTGCGTGAAGCCATTGAGTTTTACAAACACAAAGAAGATTGGAGCAATCGTCTCGTAGCGGGCGATAGTCTGCTCGTGATGAACTCTTTGCTGGAAAAAGAAGGCATGGGCGGCAAGGTGCAGATGATGTATTTCGACCCGCCTTACGGTATTAAATATGGTAGCAACTTTCAGCCCTTTGTGAACAAGCGGGATGTGAAAGACGGCAAGGATGAAGACCTTACAGCCGAACCGGAAATGATAAAAGCCTTTCGCGACACTTGGGAACTGGGCATACACAGCTACCTTACCTATTTGCGTGACCGTTTGCTTTTAGCCAGAGAACTGCTGCACGAAAGTGGCAGCATCTTTGTGCAGATCAGTGATGAGAATGTCCATCATGTGAGGGAATTGATGGATGAAGTGTTTGGCACTGATAATTTTCTTTCAATTATATGTTTCTCAAAAGCAGCTGGTGGTTTAAGAGCGGTAAATCGGGTAGGTAATACCTTGGATTATATTATTTGGTATGCTAAAGATGTATCATCTATTAAATACAGACCTCTATACGAGAAAAAGGATGACCCAATTCAATCTGGATATACAATGCTTGAAAAAGAAAATGGTGACAGGCGTCCAATGACTGTTGAGGAAAAAAATAAATCAATACCTCTACCAAAGGGGTCTAAACCATTTATGACAGTATTGATGACCAAACCTGGGCCAGGTTCTAAATTTAAAGTGGAGTATCAAGGTAAGACTTATGATTCTGGAAATAGATGGTGGGGAACAACTCCTGAAGGGATTCAAAATGTTATAAAAGCAAAGAGAATTACAGCGACGGGTAATAGTATCCGCTTTATCACATATTTTGATGATTTTCCTTACAGAGCTTTAACAAATCTATGGTCCGGTTTTGGGGGTGCAGCAAATCCAGTTTATGTTGTTCAAACAAATAAGGAAGTTGTCCAACGTTGCCTCCTAATGACCACCGACCCCGGTGATCTTGTCCTCGATATCACCTGCGGTAGTGGTACAACAGCATTTGTAGCCGAGGATTGGGGGAGGCGGTGGATCACTTGCGATACTTCAAGGGTTTCCATCACACTTGCCAAGCAACGCTTAATGATGGCAAGTTTTGATTACTACGAACTGGCACATCCGAATGAAGGCGTCGGAAGCGGCTTCAAATACAAGACCGTTCCGCATATCACTTTAAAAAGCATTGCCAACAACGAACCTCCGGCACAGGAAACCTTGTATGACCAGCCGTTTATAGATAGTAAACGATTACGGGTAACCGGCCCATTCACGGTTGAGGCAGTCCCTGCACCGGTGGCGAAATCATTCGAAGAATTCCACCCCCTTAGTCCCCCGCCAGCGGGGGATACCAATGTCCCCCTCACGGAGGGGGATGCAGGGGGAGGACTTACCGCCGACACCTCGATAACCCGCACCGGTGAAACCCTTCGTCAAAGCAATTGGCGTGACGAACTGCTGCGTGCAGGTGTAAGGGCAAAAGGCGGCAAGCTGATTGAGTTTACTAGAGTAGAGCCGTTAAGCGGCACACGATATTTACAGGCAGAGGCAGAAACAAAACTGTCCCCCTCTGGAGGGGGTAGGGGGGAGGAGTCGCCAAAACGCGTACTGGTCTGCTTTGGCCCGGAACATGCCCCATTAGAGCAACGGATGGTGGAACTGTCATTGGAAGAAGCCATGCACCTGAAACCCAAACCACAAATGATTTTATTCTGCGCCTTCCAGTTTGATGAAGAAGCCGCAAAAGACATTGATGAAACCAACTGGCCCGGAGTTACACTCCTCAAAGCCCAAATGAATGCCGACCTGCTCACTGATGACTTAAAAAAGAAACGCAGCAGCAACGAAAGTTTCTGGCTCATTGGTCAACCGGATGTGAGCCTCCGCAAAGTGTCCCCATCTGGTACGAACAAACAGAAAGCAATATCCCCCTCTGGAGGGGGCAAGGGGGAGGAACTCTACCAGGTCGAAGTTCATGGCTTTGATTATTACAACCCCAAAACAGGGAGAGTGGAAAGCGGCGGCAAAGGTGACATTGCCATGTGGATGCTCGATACCGATTACGATGGCCGCAGTCTATTCCCCTCTCAGGTATTCTTCCCCATGGCAGGAGACAAAGAAGGCTGGGCACTCTTAGCCAAGAACCTGAAAGCCGAGATTGATGAAGAAAAAATAGAGGCATTCAGAGGAACCGTATCTTTGCCTTTTATCCCGGGCAAGGCAGTGGCAGTGAAGATTATTGATGCAAGGGGGATTGAGAGTTTAAAGATTATCCGCCCCTGA
- a CDS encoding DUF559 domain-containing protein: MKADETNNYTYNKNLQPFANRLRTEMTKAEACLWKYVLRARQMKGYQFRRQRPVMNYIADFMCKKLKLIIEVDGSTHHWEETAVKDLKKEKDLIDAGFKVLRFTDEEVLKCIEGVRESIASSVQEIEQSTPLLPRQRGTTE; the protein is encoded by the coding sequence ATGAAAGCCGACGAAACCAACAATTACACCTACAATAAAAATCTGCAGCCTTTCGCAAACAGATTACGTACAGAAATGACAAAGGCTGAGGCATGTTTGTGGAAATATGTACTAAGGGCAAGGCAAATGAAAGGGTATCAATTCAGAAGACAAAGACCAGTTATGAACTACATAGCTGATTTTATGTGCAAAAAATTGAAACTGATAATCGAAGTGGACGGATCAACGCATCATTGGGAAGAAACGGCTGTAAAAGATTTGAAGAAGGAAAAAGATCTGATAGATGCAGGATTTAAGGTGTTACGGTTTACAGACGAAGAAGTATTAAAGTGCATTGAAGGTGTGAGAGAAAGTATTGCTTCATCTGTTCAGGAAATAGAGCAATCCACCCCCTTACTCCCCCGCCAGCGGGGGACAACTGAGTAA